The nucleotide sequence TTGAACCTACATTTACTTTAAACGGGATTCCGACAGTCACAAAGTCCGATGTCATGCCACCGCCGTTTTTGCGGACACGATTTATTCGCGTAGGAGTGGAAGACAGACGATGAGTTGAGGTAACCCACCTAGCATTGGCTAGGAGTCATTTGGCAGGGGAACGGCTTACCCGGGTCAGAGTGTTCGAGGCGATGGAGATCAGATCTCCACCGCCTCTTTATTGTTTTTCCTGGCTTAATTATTAGAATTATCAAAATTATCTTCGTCATCATTTTCTGTGTCGGAATCTGACATCATTTCACGATTCATTACCCGATTAGCCTGACGCTGTTTTTCTACATTTTCAGAAAGCAATTCCTTAACCTCATGAGGGTTTTTGACATTTTTCAGGTCAAAATCACCCATGGTTTTATCGGCAGAACAAATATGAATTGTTCCGAGTCCGAACATTTTCTGACCTAATGTAC is from Lachnospiraceae bacterium C1.1 and encodes:
- a CDS encoding PH domain-containing protein produces the protein MDILWSDKKRTLFGLPLSFTKYTLSDDRLFINTGLFTSVENEVRLYRVLDVKLIRTLGQKMFGLGTIHICSADKTMGDFDLKNVKNPHEVKELLSENVEKQRQANRVMNREMMSDSDTENDDEDNFDNSNN